The following proteins are co-located in the Verrucomicrobiia bacterium genome:
- a CDS encoding class II aldolase/adducin family protein: protein MGEVYTGTKFRTVFARRAVSGDERLGELLKWCRRWAALGLVGDTVGNLSFRTVNGFIINRTAGDLGGITRQEFVEVLEADRAARQLTVAGLYEPSSESLMHAGIYAARPEVDAVFHGHNEKLLAMAERLGLPVTAREQPYGTAELVAEILQVLDGHKFVIMRKHGFVSLGGTMEEAGHTAEEVLQRL, encoded by the coding sequence ATGGGCGAGGTTTACACGGGAACAAAGTTTCGCACGGTCTTCGCGCGGCGCGCGGTCTCGGGCGACGAGCGGTTGGGTGAGTTGCTCAAGTGGTGCCGCCGCTGGGCTGCGCTGGGCCTGGTCGGTGACACGGTCGGCAACCTGAGCTTTCGCACTGTCAACGGTTTCATCATCAATCGCACCGCCGGCGATCTCGGCGGGATCACGCGCCAGGAATTTGTCGAGGTGCTCGAAGCCGACCGCGCCGCGCGGCAGTTGACGGTGGCGGGTCTGTACGAACCTTCCAGCGAAAGCCTGATGCACGCGGGCATTTACGCGGCCCGGCCCGAGGTGGACGCGGTGTTCCATGGTCACAACGAGAAACTCCTCGCGATGGCGGAGAGATTGGGCCTGCCCGTCACAGCTCGCGAACAGCCGTACGGCACCGCCGAATTGGTCGCCGAAATTTTGCAGGTGCTCGACGGCCACAAGTTTGTCATCATGCGCAAACACGGGTTCGTCTCGCTCGGCGGGACGATGGAAGAGGCGGGGCACACTGCGGAGGAAGTCTTGCAACGGTTATGA
- a CDS encoding lectin-like protein, translating to MKASNTTRLSAVLVVLMAICAATKLMATPISGPMVDPATGHTYYLLANSDWTDAQSQALTLGGNLTTVNDAAENAWISQTFTNFGGVQRNLWIGLNAAGLDGTNPSDYSWIDGSSSNYRNWAPLQPGFTGNPANQYAYIIPGGNANSGQWNNVPNQTTAGYQFNPAIPLYGVAEVVPEPSTYLLALLGSVVIWGKLATSRNWVNRSRHFNR from the coding sequence ATGAAAGCGAGCAACACAACTCGGTTATCGGCGGTTCTGGTAGTTCTGATGGCGATCTGTGCAGCGACGAAGCTGATGGCAACCCCGATCTCCGGTCCAATGGTGGATCCAGCTACGGGACACACCTATTATCTGCTGGCGAATAGCGATTGGACTGATGCCCAATCCCAGGCGCTAACTCTGGGCGGGAATTTGACGACCGTTAATGATGCCGCTGAAAACGCCTGGATTAGCCAAACGTTTACGAATTTTGGTGGCGTCCAGCGCAATCTATGGATCGGGCTTAATGCCGCAGGTTTGGACGGTACCAATCCGAGCGATTACTCATGGATAGATGGCAGTTCTTCGAACTACAGAAACTGGGCCCCATTGCAACCTGGTTTCACAGGTAATCCAGCTAATCAATATGCTTACATCATTCCCGGTGGAAATGCTAATTCTGGGCAATGGAACAACGTACCGAATCAAACTACGGCTGGTTACCAATTCAATCCTGCCATACCGCTTTACGGCGTTGCGGAGGTGGTCCCCGAGCCGAGCACGTATCTCTTGGCGCTACTTGGAAGCGTCGTAATTTGGGGGAAATTGGCGACGTCTCGAAACTGGGTGAACCGTAGCCGACACTTCAATCGTTAG
- a CDS encoding PEP-CTERM sorting domain-containing protein, protein MNMPLVCRLPVCLRTFIVCAICSCTLSVFGQTVTWQDLPWPANQDWPGPQGAPATTNGNQIVLTGQDVLSVQSFTGPLAISYDVLLPAKSTTDGIFELFFVPTGENPNLLPNPDIELDMFESQSGQDGLQVQKDHSASILWGPVSYAIKTQTTYHVSVGVAGNGQVSWSINGLDVGLSNSVVMPYSSYQLRLSSWQPTQVWQVNNFTAVPEPTTLTLVAGGLISLLFGIGRRKSG, encoded by the coding sequence ATGAATATGCCTCTTGTCTGCCGTCTACCTGTGTGCCTGCGAACATTCATAGTGTGCGCTATCTGTTCTTGCACCCTATCTGTCTTTGGACAAACGGTCACCTGGCAGGACCTTCCATGGCCCGCCAACCAGGACTGGCCCGGACCGCAAGGCGCCCCGGCCACAACCAACGGTAATCAGATCGTTCTCACGGGGCAGGACGTGCTTTCCGTCCAATCGTTCACGGGGCCGCTGGCGATCTCCTACGATGTGCTCTTGCCCGCCAAGAGCACGACGGATGGGATTTTTGAATTGTTCTTTGTTCCCACGGGAGAAAACCCCAACCTTCTTCCCAATCCCGACATCGAACTCGATATGTTTGAGAGTCAGAGTGGACAAGACGGCTTGCAGGTCCAAAAGGATCATAGTGCCAGCATCCTCTGGGGCCCGGTTTCGTATGCCATCAAAACGCAAACGACGTATCATGTCTCTGTTGGCGTTGCGGGAAACGGTCAGGTGAGTTGGTCAATTAACGGCCTGGACGTCGGGCTTTCCAACTCGGTCGTGATGCCCTATAGCAGCTACCAATTACGCCTCAGCAGTTGGCAACCGACGCAAGTTTGGCAAGTTAACAACTTCACGGCCGTTCCCGAACCAACGACTCTGACACTTGTGGCGGGGGGGCTGATCAGCCTGTTGTTTGGCATCGGCCGTCGTAAGTCCGGTTGA
- a CDS encoding 2'-5' RNA ligase family protein: MIEHRSYIVAEIPEPVRSQVQALRDSLRTLTAKLPVEITLAGSSGVGPIPVGADLSIIQRHLDRILSNISPFPTRFSAVRAFPNTSIFYLEPFDRSPFDQIHRELRSSGIPFSECPWPYNPHCTLRGGKPLDAAAASELLARSFPKEEFQINTVSVYHLNDIAMDYKLLFQRTLGA, encoded by the coding sequence ATGATCGAACATCGTTCATACATTGTTGCCGAGATTCCCGAGCCTGTTCGTTCACAGGTTCAAGCGTTACGCGATTCGCTCAGAACTCTTACGGCCAAACTACCAGTTGAGATCACCCTGGCTGGTTCGTCAGGCGTGGGACCGATCCCTGTCGGCGCCGATTTGTCGATCATTCAGCGCCATTTGGACCGGATACTCTCCAACATTTCTCCATTTCCTACTCGCTTCTCCGCCGTTCGCGCATTTCCCAATACTTCGATCTTCTATCTGGAGCCATTTGACCGTTCGCCGTTTGACCAGATTCATCGGGAGTTGCGCAGTTCTGGCATTCCATTTTCTGAGTGTCCGTGGCCTTACAATCCGCACTGTACCTTGCGCGGAGGAAAACCACTGGATGCTGCGGCCGCGTCCGAGCTTCTGGCTCGTTCCTTTCCCAAAGAAGAATTCCAGATCAACACCGTTTCTGTCTACCACCTCAATGACATCGCTATGGACTACAAACTCCTTTTCCAACGAACGCTTGGAGCCTAG
- a CDS encoding HAD family phosphatase, which translates to MNGIDAVIFDLGNVLLAFDERRAVERLAARTGRTPQQISDYARTTPYVTELALGKVTKLRFFHTVAKDLAFDGTYQEFALLWSDIFTPIDPMIALAESLKNRLPRLLLSNTNAIHMDYVFEHYPFLQDFDAHVLSHEVGLLKPDPAIFQHALRTSGLTAARTVFLDDIAANAEAARHAGMQGIHYQNPDQARAELTKLGVSPI; encoded by the coding sequence ATGAACGGGATCGACGCGGTCATTTTTGATTTGGGCAACGTGTTGCTGGCGTTTGACGAGAGGCGCGCCGTGGAACGCCTCGCCGCGCGCACGGGCAGGACGCCGCAACAGATTAGCGACTACGCGCGCACCACGCCGTACGTGACCGAATTGGCGTTGGGCAAGGTGACGAAGCTGCGGTTCTTCCACACCGTCGCCAAGGATCTGGCCTTCGACGGCACGTACCAGGAATTCGCATTGCTCTGGTCCGACATCTTCACGCCGATCGACCCGATGATCGCGCTGGCCGAATCGCTCAAGAACCGCCTGCCGCGCCTGCTCCTCTCCAACACCAACGCCATCCACATGGACTACGTCTTCGAGCACTACCCGTTTCTGCAGGACTTCGACGCGCATGTCCTCTCGCACGAAGTCGGCCTGCTGAAACCCGATCCCGCGATCTTCCAGCACGCGCTCCGCACGTCCGGCCTGACCGCCGCCCGCACCGTTTTTCTCGACGACATCGCCGCCAACGCCGAGGCCGCCCGTCACGCCGGGATGCAGGGCATCCATTATCAAAATCCAGACCAGGCACGCGCAGAGTTGACGAAACTCGGTGTGTCGCCTATATAA
- a CDS encoding glycoside hydrolase family 18 protein, whose translation MMNRFVVLSGIVAGVLFAASPSTYAVTNATPIQIYGVWHAGNDACIWASVRNLTEFDHKNHWIIDRGDGIPSVNLVILSFVQPLKLLGKANDSQTVNGLPAGMTPDIVNYFTSRGVRVMLSIGGATYVKFWDQALAADARQLGLNAAEVAQRLGVGIEIDYEGDSATSLTGLQAFINAYRSVVPYDASGANPAARLTIDLAAGDGWLISLAAKATRDWLSTTNPVLDYVNAMVADHQSSASSAESNWQEHIKGTPRTTPPIPPLAPAKLTVSLSLTGRRVTTECTSFTRSVNYAARKYVQTVAPNGAGTTPGMLGYMFWAAECPGTKTTCTTPPNTCEGGLGAGSKFFNIPIPMPALRQQ comes from the coding sequence ATGATGAACAGATTTGTCGTGCTGTCGGGAATTGTCGCGGGCGTCTTGTTCGCAGCCAGTCCATCCACCTATGCGGTGACGAACGCCACGCCCATTCAGATTTACGGGGTCTGGCATGCGGGCAACGATGCGTGCATCTGGGCATCGGTTCGCAACCTGACCGAGTTCGACCACAAAAACCATTGGATCATCGATCGCGGCGATGGGATTCCGTCGGTGAACCTCGTGATCCTGAGTTTTGTGCAACCGCTGAAGCTGCTCGGCAAGGCCAACGATTCGCAGACGGTGAATGGCCTCCCCGCGGGCATGACGCCCGACATCGTGAACTACTTTACGAGCCGTGGCGTTCGCGTGATGCTGTCCATCGGCGGCGCTACGTATGTCAAATTCTGGGACCAGGCGCTGGCAGCCGATGCGAGGCAGCTTGGATTGAACGCCGCCGAAGTGGCGCAACGCCTGGGAGTCGGGATTGAAATCGATTACGAAGGCGACTCCGCAACCAGCTTGACCGGGTTGCAGGCCTTCATCAATGCCTACCGCTCGGTGGTGCCCTACGACGCATCGGGAGCGAACCCGGCCGCGCGCTTGACCATCGACCTTGCAGCTGGCGACGGTTGGTTGATTAGTCTGGCAGCCAAGGCGACGCGGGATTGGTTATCGACCACAAATCCCGTGCTGGATTATGTCAACGCGATGGTGGCGGACCATCAATCCAGCGCTTCTTCTGCCGAGTCGAATTGGCAGGAACACATCAAGGGGACCCCACGCACGACACCGCCGATCCCGCCCCTGGCCCCGGCCAAGCTCACCGTAAGCCTGTCCCTGACCGGCCGCAGGGTCACTACGGAATGCACAAGCTTTACCCGTTCGGTGAACTACGCGGCGCGGAAGTATGTGCAGACCGTGGCTCCGAATGGCGCGGGGACGACTCCCGGCATGCTCGGCTACATGTTCTGGGCCGCCGAGTGCCCAGGCACGAAGACAACCTGTACCACACCGCCGAACACGTGTGAGGGAGGCCTGGGAGCCGGCTCCAAGTTCTTCAACATCCCGATCCCCATGCCGGCCCTGCGCCAGCAGTGA
- a CDS encoding di-heme oxidoredictase family protein, producing the protein MNPSLKRTPLIHLAAASLLFLIGTGVGRAQVQLNLQPGVQLSWPAPNTTNTYHLQWSSNPVSTWADLVAPIAGDGTTHTFFDPVPSGYRLYQDLEIVPGTAPSAALPANSGFEIGNGTTASNWVTDTAVGGPVYGIRTNDSPHGGSFNYQVHLASTGAGPLVQFSQSGVPVAGGTTYPFNFWSKALAGSQGYNAQWRILWNAGGDTGYQTFTPGNGSYAQFNTSVTAPASATSATIYFHIAGAAVTNFSANLDFDDVVLGSGGSGSGTPAATNVLQVSAIPMANISWVSSNAIPYYAESTTNLTGPWTNNFGLFLGNGSTMSFLAPMTNSAMFFHLRTPPLTVLPPTNLHQVPSGLTNAIGVAWTASISPGVNNYRMSYGDINTTTTNTTDLGNVTSTVISGLTSGETYFVSIIAISANGQSDPAAATITAQPDTDIGIIPLFDAFTSLEPDTVYDTSSNHVTRISDRPRLRHAREDGSRDNPPDFSLYDTYAIFYWQQRMTTIEIDDFVAKGGSSVLFHMWSLNGLDTPNIRFFFQGQTTVAQYGDNEFANQADSSLTNWTFNLTHNGSGGALHTGDKIEIEFSPFMLTVTNGQLNYYGGAILYIVGQGIVPWGTVQNPIDLNPANDGPIVNGVRVNIDSNPLPTNAWSAGTSTMPYQYSGEPTHLFNQLSPGASPPSGEPFLLGRRLHHTDFGTGAHVGDEVDAGGGNGTFTQQVGKLGPKFTNRSCIACHVNNGRALPPAIGAPMLQSVVHVASDASGTPDPVYGSVLQPQITSGTPEGTCVISSYTTINGTYGDSTPYTLQKPNYTFSPHTPAFYSVRVAPQLVGMGLLEAVDESTIEALADPGDSDADGISGKVRTVTDPETGQLRLGRFTYRGGQARVKHQVAAALNNDMGVTTSVFPVLDGDTNSGPVELSDSDLTNWVRYVQALGVNARRDVTNSVNLQGQALFGSASCWKCHTPTITTSPHHPMAELRNQTIHPYTDLLLHDMGPGLADNLGEGNATGSEWRTSPLWSIGLTPSVNGGEAYLHDGRARSLEEAILWHDGEAAASREAFRNMSASDRAALIAFLKSL; encoded by the coding sequence ATGAACCCCAGCTTGAAGCGAACTCCCCTCATCCATTTGGCAGCGGCCTCCCTCTTGTTTCTCATCGGCACAGGTGTAGGCCGTGCTCAAGTGCAACTCAACCTTCAGCCCGGTGTTCAGTTGAGCTGGCCCGCGCCAAACACGACGAATACTTATCACCTGCAATGGTCATCGAACCCCGTTAGCACTTGGGCCGATCTCGTTGCCCCGATTGCTGGCGACGGGACAACACACACCTTTTTTGATCCGGTTCCGAGCGGCTATCGCCTGTATCAGGATTTGGAAATCGTTCCGGGTACAGCTCCATCCGCCGCGCTCCCTGCGAATAGCGGATTTGAAATCGGAAACGGAACTACCGCCAGCAATTGGGTCACCGATACGGCCGTTGGCGGCCCGGTGTACGGGATCCGCACGAACGACAGTCCGCACGGCGGGTCATTTAACTACCAGGTACACTTGGCCAGCACCGGTGCTGGTCCATTGGTTCAGTTTAGCCAGTCCGGCGTGCCGGTGGCGGGAGGAACTACCTACCCGTTCAACTTCTGGTCCAAAGCCCTGGCCGGCAGTCAGGGATATAACGCACAGTGGCGAATTCTGTGGAATGCCGGGGGGGATACGGGTTACCAAACTTTCACCCCCGGAAACGGCTCGTACGCCCAATTCAATACCTCCGTTACCGCTCCTGCCAGTGCTACTTCGGCGACCATTTATTTTCACATTGCCGGCGCGGCGGTTACAAACTTTTCAGCCAACCTTGATTTTGATGATGTCGTACTCGGCAGCGGCGGTTCCGGCTCGGGCACACCAGCGGCGACCAACGTCCTGCAGGTATCTGCAATACCGATGGCCAACATTAGCTGGGTTTCCAGTAATGCGATTCCGTACTACGCTGAATCCACCACCAATCTGACAGGTCCTTGGACGAATAATTTTGGATTGTTTCTAGGAAACGGCAGCACGATGTCCTTCCTGGCGCCGATGACGAATAGCGCCATGTTCTTCCATCTGCGGACTCCGCCGTTGACGGTATTGCCTCCAACAAACTTGCATCAGGTCCCGTCTGGTTTAACCAATGCGATCGGCGTGGCATGGACGGCCAGTATTTCGCCCGGGGTGAACAATTATCGTATGTCCTATGGGGACATCAACACGACTACAACCAACACGACGGACCTTGGAAATGTGACGAGTACGGTCATCTCCGGTTTGACTTCGGGGGAGACCTATTTCGTGTCGATTATCGCGATCTCGGCCAACGGCCAGAGCGATCCGGCAGCCGCAACCATCACGGCCCAGCCGGATACGGATATCGGCATCATCCCGCTCTTCGACGCCTTTACGTCACTGGAACCGGATACGGTCTACGACACCTCCTCAAATCATGTGACGCGGATCTCTGATCGTCCACGCCTCCGTCATGCGCGGGAGGATGGATCCAGGGATAACCCACCGGACTTTAGTCTCTACGACACCTATGCGATTTTCTATTGGCAGCAGCGCATGACCACCATCGAGATTGACGATTTCGTTGCCAAGGGAGGGAGCAGCGTTCTGTTCCACATGTGGTCGCTGAATGGGCTCGATACACCGAACATTCGGTTCTTCTTCCAAGGCCAGACCACGGTCGCGCAATACGGCGACAACGAATTCGCGAACCAAGCGGATTCGAGTTTGACCAACTGGACATTCAACCTCACCCATAACGGATCTGGCGGTGCCTTGCATACGGGTGATAAAATCGAGATCGAGTTTAGCCCGTTCATGCTGACGGTCACCAACGGGCAGCTCAACTACTACGGCGGCGCGATCCTCTACATCGTCGGGCAGGGCATAGTCCCGTGGGGCACGGTCCAGAACCCCATCGACCTGAACCCGGCAAACGACGGGCCCATAGTCAATGGCGTCAGGGTGAACATTGACTCAAATCCGCTCCCTACGAACGCCTGGTCTGCCGGGACCAGCACGATGCCTTACCAGTACTCGGGCGAACCGACACACCTTTTCAATCAGTTGTCGCCTGGCGCGTCACCGCCAAGCGGCGAGCCATTCCTGCTCGGACGGCGTTTGCATCACACGGATTTCGGCACCGGCGCGCATGTTGGCGATGAGGTCGACGCGGGGGGGGGAAATGGGACCTTTACGCAACAGGTCGGCAAACTCGGACCGAAGTTTACCAATCGCAGTTGCATCGCGTGTCACGTGAACAATGGCCGCGCGTTACCGCCCGCCATTGGCGCGCCCATGCTGCAATCCGTCGTCCACGTCGCCAGCGATGCGAGTGGAACGCCGGATCCGGTCTATGGCTCCGTCCTTCAGCCGCAGATCACCAGCGGAACACCCGAGGGCACCTGCGTGATTTCCAGCTACACGACCATTAATGGGACTTATGGCGACAGCACACCCTATACGTTGCAAAAGCCAAATTACACCTTCTCGCCACATACGCCGGCGTTTTATTCGGTGCGCGTTGCGCCGCAGCTCGTCGGCATGGGCCTGCTGGAGGCGGTTGATGAAAGTACTATTGAAGCTCTGGCCGATCCCGGTGATTCGGATGCAGACGGTATTTCCGGTAAAGTACGAACTGTGACCGATCCCGAAACCGGCCAATTGCGCCTCGGGCGATTCACTTACCGGGGCGGGCAAGCGCGGGTTAAGCACCAGGTAGCCGCGGCCCTGAATAACGACATGGGTGTGACGACCTCGGTTTTCCCGGTTCTTGACGGTGATACCAATAGTGGGCCGGTTGAGCTTTCCGACAGCGACCTAACGAATTGGGTGCGTTATGTCCAGGCTCTCGGCGTGAATGCTCGCCGCGACGTCACCAACTCGGTAAACCTCCAGGGCCAGGCGCTCTTTGGCAGCGCCAGTTGCTGGAAGTGTCATACCCCGACGATCACCACCAGCCCGCACCATCCCATGGCCGAGCTGCGCAACCAGACCATCCATCCGTACACGGACCTGTTGTTGCACGATATGGGTCCCGGCTTGGCTGACAACTTGGGCGAAGGCAACGCCACCGGTTCCGAATGGCGCACGTCGCCGCTCTGGAGCATCGGCCTTACGCCGTCGGTCAACGGCGGCGAAGCGTATCTCCACGACGGTCGGGCGCGCAGCCTCGAGGAAGCCATCCTCTGGCACGACGGCGAAGCCGCGGCGTCGCGGGAAGCCTTCCGCAACATGTCGGCATCCGATCGCGCCGCTCTTATCGCGTTCTTGAAATCGCTATAA